A window of the Lagenorhynchus albirostris chromosome 1, mLagAlb1.1, whole genome shotgun sequence genome harbors these coding sequences:
- the ADCY4 gene encoding adenylate cyclase type 4 isoform X1: protein MARLFSPRPPPSEDLFYETYYSLSQQYPLLLLLLVIVLVGLLALLAVAWASGRELASDPGFLTTMLCGLGGFSLLLGLASREQRLQRWTRPLSGLVWAALLALGLGFLFTGGVVSAWDQVSFFLFVIFTVYAMLPLGMRDAAAAGLASSLSHLLVLGLYLGLQPDSQPALLPQSPPQPSQRPIQLHTIAPRPRGPAPPEADPSPQLAANAVLFLCGNVAGAYHKALMERALRATFREALSSLHSRRRLDTEKKHQEHLLLSILPAYLAREMKAEIMARLQAGQGSRPESTNNFHSLYVKRHQGVSVLYADIVGFTRLASECSPKELVLMLNELFGKFDQIAKEHECMRIKILGDCYYCVSGLPLSLPDHAINCVRMGLDMCRAIRKLRAATGVDINMRVGVHSGSVLCGVIGLQKWQYDVWSHDVTLANHMEASGVPGRVHITGATLALLAGAYAVEDAAMEHGDPYLRELGEPTYLVIDPRAEEEDEKGTAGRLLSSLEGPKMRPSLLMTRYLESWGAAKPFAHLSHVESPVSTSTPLPEKALSSFSPQWSLDRSRTPRGLDDELDTGDAKFFQVIEQLNSQKQWKQSEDFNPLTLYFREKEMEKEYRLSALPAFKYYAACTFLVFFSNFIIQMLVTNRPPALTITYSITFLLFFLLLFVCFSEHLTKCVLKGPKMLHWLPTLSVLVATRPGLRVALGTATILLVFSMAITSLVFLPAASNCPFRAPNVSFTASNLSWELPGSLPLISVPYSVHCCVLGFLSCSLFLHMSFELKLLLLLLWLAACCSLFLHSHAWLSDCLIARLYLGALDSRPGVLKEPKLMGAISFFIFFFTLLVLARQNEYYCRLDFLWKKKLRQEQEETETMENLTRLLLENVLPAHVAPQFIGQNRRNEDLYHQSYECVCVLFASVPDFKEFYSESSINHEGLECLRLLNEIIADFDELLSKPKFSGVEKIKTICSTYMAATGLNATSGQDAQQDAEQSCSHLGTMVEFAVALGSKLDVINKHSFNNFRLRVGLNHGPVVAGVIGAQKPQYDIWGNTVNVASRMESTGVLGKIQVTEETACALQSLGYTCYSRGIIKVKGKGQLCTYFLNTDLTRTGPPSATLG, encoded by the exons ATGGCCCGCCTCTTCAGTCCCCGGCCGCCTCCCAGCGAAGACCTCTTCTACGAGACCTACTACAGCCTGAGCCAGCAGtacccactgctgctgctgctgctggtgatcGTGCTCGTCGGGCTCCTGGCGCTGCTCGCTGTTGCCTGGGCCAGCGGCAGG gagCTGGCCTCAGACCCGGGCTTCCTGACCACTATGCTGTGCGGGCTGGGCGGCTTCTCGCTGCTGCTGGGCCTGGCTTCCCGCGAGCAGCGACTGCAGCGCTGGACGCGTCCCCTGTCGGGCCTCGTGTGGGCAGCGCTGCTCGCGCTAGGCCTCGGCTTCCTCTTCACCGGGGGCGTGGTGAGCGCCTGGGACCAG gtgtcctttttcctttttgtcatcTTCACCGTGTACGCCATGTTGCCCTTGGGCATGCGGGACGCCGCCGCCGCGGGTCTCGCCTCTTCACTCTCACACCTGCTGGTCCTCGGGCTGTATCTTGGGCTTCAGCCGGACTCACAGCCCGCGCTGCTGCCGCAG AGTCCTCCTCAGCCCTCTCAGAGACCAATCCAGCTACACACAATAGCCCCCCGACCCCGGGGTCCAGCGCCCCCTGAGGCTGACCCTTCCCCACAGCTGGCGGCAAACGCGGTGTTGTTCCTGTGCGGGAACGTGGCCGGAGCATACCACAAGGCGCTGATGGAGCGCGCGCTGCGCGCCACGTTCCGGGAGGCGCTTAGTTCCCTGCACTCCCGCCGGAGACTCGACACCGAGAAGAAGCACCAG GAACACCTTCTCTTGTCCATCCTTCCTGCCTACCTGGCCCGAGAGATGAAGGCGGAGATCATGGCACGGCTGCAGGCTGGACAGGGGTCCCGGCCAGAGAGCACCAACAACTTCCACAGCCTCTATGTCAAGAGGCACCAGGGAGTGAG CGTGCTGTATGCTGACATCGTGGGCTTCACGCGGCTGGCCAGTGAGTGCTCCCCTAAGGAGTTGGTGCTCATGCTAAACGAGCTCTTTGGCAAGTTCGACCAGATCGCCAAG GAGCATGAATGCATGCGGATCAAGATCCTGGGAGACTGTTACTACTGTGTCTCCGGGCTGCCGCTCTCGCTGCCAGACCACGCCATCAACTGCGTGCGCATGGGGCTGGACATGTGCCGGGCCATCAG GAAACTTCGGGCAGCCACCGGCGTGGATATCAACATGCGTGTGGGTGTGCACTCGGGCAGCGTGCTCTGCGGGGTCATCGGGCTGCAGAAGTGGCAGTATGATGTCTGGTCCCATGATGTCACTCTGGCCAACCACATGGAGGCGAGTGGAGTGCCAGG acGAGTACATATCACAGGGGCCACGCTGGCATTGCTGGCAGGGGCTTATGCTGTGGAGGATGCAGCCATGGAACACGGGGACCCATACCTTCGGGAGCTAGGGGAGCCGACCTACCTTGTCATCGATCCCCGG GCTGAGGAGGAGGACGAGAAGGGCACTGCAGGCAGGTTGCTGTCCTCTCTTGAGGGCCCCAAGATGCGTCCGTCACTGCTGATGACCCGCTACCTGGAGTCCTGGGGTGCGGCCAAGCCTTTCGCCCACCTGAGCCACGTGGAGAGCCCTGTGTCCACCTCCACCCCTCTCCCG GAGAAAGCCCTGTCTTCCTTCAGCCCCCAGTGGAGCCTGGACCG GAGCCGTACCCCCCGGGGACTAGATGATGAACTAGACACCGGGGATGCCAAGTTCTTCCAAGTCATCGAACAGCTCAACTCTCAGAA ACAGTGGAAACAGTCAGAGGACTTCAACCCATTGACACTGTACTTCCgagagaaggagatggagaaagag TATCGGCTCTCTGCACTCCCCGCCTTCAAATACTATGCCGCCTGCACCTTCCTGGTTTTTTTCTCCAACTTCATTATCCAGATGCTGGTGACAAACAG GCCCCCAGCTCTGACCATCACCTATAGCatcaccttcctcctcttcttcctcctcctcttcgtCTGCTTCTCAGAGCACCTGACG AAGTGTGTCTTGAAAGGCCCCAAGATGCTGCACTGGCTGCCCACACTGTCTGTCCTAGTGGCCACACGGCCCGGACTGCGAGTTGCCCTGGGCACCGCTACCATCCTGCTCGTCTTCTCCATGGCCATTACCAGCCTG GTCTTCTTACCGGCAGCATCAAACTGCCCTTTCCGGGCTCCCAATGTGTCCTTCACGGCTTCCAACCTCTCCTGGGAGCTCCCTGGGTCCCTGCCTCTCATCAGCGTCCCC TACTCCGTGCACTGCTGCGTGCTGGGGTTCCTCTCCTGCTCCCTCTTCCTGCACATGAGCTTCGAGctgaagctgctgctgctgctgctgtggctgGCAGCCTGCTGCTCCCTCTTCCTGCACTCCCACGCCTGGCTGTCTGACTGTCTCATCGCCCGCCTCTATCTGGGTGCCTTGGACTCCAG GCCAGGGGTGCTGAAGGAGCCTAAACTGATGGGAGCAATCtccttcttcatcttcttcttcACCCTCCTGGTCCTGGCTCGGCAG AATGAGTATTACTGCCGCCTGGACTTCCTGTGGAAGAAGAAGCTGAGGCAAGAGCAGGAGGAGACAGAGACGATGGAAAACCTGACTCGGCTGCTCTTGGAGAATGTGCTCCCCGCGCACGTAGCCCCCCAGTTCATCGGCCAGAATCGGCGCAACGAG GACCTCTACCACCAGTCCTACGAGTGTGTTTGTGTCCTCTTCGCCTCAGTCCCAGACTTCAAGGAGTTTTACTCTGAATCCAGCATCAACCATGAGGGGCTAGAGTGTCTGCGGCTGCTCAATGAGATAATTGCTGATTTTGATGAG CTGCTCTCCAAGCCCAAGTTCAGTGGGGTGGAGAAAATCAAAACTATCTGCAGCACCTACATGGCAGCTACAGGCTTGAACGCCACCTCTGGACAGGACGCACAGCAG GATGCCGAGCAAAGCTGCAGCCACCTTGGCACCATGGTAGAGTTTGCCGTGGCCCTTGGGTCTAAGCTGGACGTCATCAACAAGCACTCATTCAACAACTTCCGCTTGCGTGTGG GGTTAAACCACGGACCTGTAGTGGCCGGAGTGATTGGGGCCCAGAAACCACAATATGACATCTGGGGCAACACGGTGAACGTGGCCAGCCGAATGGAGAGTACAGGCGTCCTGGGCAAGATCCAA GTGACCGAAGAGACAGCCTGCGCCCTGCAGTCCTTAGGCTACACCTGCTACAGCCGGGGCATCATCAAGGTCAAAGGCAAAGGGCAGCTCTGCACCTACTTCCTGAACACAGATTTGACACGAACTGGACCTCCCTCGGCCACCCTAGGCTGA
- the ADCY4 gene encoding adenylate cyclase type 4 isoform X4, with product MARLFSPRPPPSEDLFYETYYSLSQQYPLLLLLLVIVLVGLLALLAVAWASGRELASDPGFLTTMLCGLGGFSLLLGLASREQRLQRWTRPLSGLVWAALLALGLGFLFTGGVVSAWDQVSFFLFVIFTVYAMLPLGMRDAAAAGLASSLSHLLVLGLYLGLQPDSQPALLPQSPPQPSQRPIQLHTIAPRPRGPAPPEADPSPQLAANAVLFLCGNVAGAYHKALMERALRATFREALSSLHSRRRLDTEKKHQEHLLLSILPAYLAREMKAEIMARLQAGQGSRPESTNNFHSLYVKRHQGVSVLYADIVGFTRLASECSPKELVLMLNELFGKFDQIAKEHECMRIKILGDCYYCVSGLPLSLPDHAINCVRMGLDMCRAIRKLRAATGVDINMRVGVHSGSVLCGVIGLQKWQYDVWSHDVTLANHMEASGVPGRVHITGATLALLAGAYAVEDAAMEHGDPYLRELGEPTYLVIDPRAEEEDEKGTAGRLLSSLEGPKMRPSLLMTRYLESWGAAKPFAHLSHVESPVSTSTPLPEKALSSFSPQWSLDRSRTPRGLDDELDTGDAKFFQVIEQLNSQKQWKQSEDFNPLTLYFREKEMEKEYRLSALPAFKYYAACTFLVFFSNFIIQMLVTNRSSYRQHQTALSGLPMCPSRLPTSPGSSLGPCLSSASPPGVLKEPKLMGAISFFIFFFTLLVLARQNEYYCRLDFLWKKKLRQEQEETETMENLTRLLLENVLPAHVAPQFIGQNRRNEDLYHQSYECVCVLFASVPDFKEFYSESSINHEGLECLRLLNEIIADFDELLSKPKFSGVEKIKTICSTYMAATGLNATSGQDAQQDAEQSCSHLGTMVEFAVALGSKLDVINKHSFNNFRLRVGLNHGPVVAGVIGAQKPQYDIWGNTVNVASRMESTGVLGKIQVTEETACALQSLGYTCYSRGIIKVKGKGQLCTYFLNTDLTRTGPPSATLG from the exons ATGGCCCGCCTCTTCAGTCCCCGGCCGCCTCCCAGCGAAGACCTCTTCTACGAGACCTACTACAGCCTGAGCCAGCAGtacccactgctgctgctgctgctggtgatcGTGCTCGTCGGGCTCCTGGCGCTGCTCGCTGTTGCCTGGGCCAGCGGCAGG gagCTGGCCTCAGACCCGGGCTTCCTGACCACTATGCTGTGCGGGCTGGGCGGCTTCTCGCTGCTGCTGGGCCTGGCTTCCCGCGAGCAGCGACTGCAGCGCTGGACGCGTCCCCTGTCGGGCCTCGTGTGGGCAGCGCTGCTCGCGCTAGGCCTCGGCTTCCTCTTCACCGGGGGCGTGGTGAGCGCCTGGGACCAG gtgtcctttttcctttttgtcatcTTCACCGTGTACGCCATGTTGCCCTTGGGCATGCGGGACGCCGCCGCCGCGGGTCTCGCCTCTTCACTCTCACACCTGCTGGTCCTCGGGCTGTATCTTGGGCTTCAGCCGGACTCACAGCCCGCGCTGCTGCCGCAG AGTCCTCCTCAGCCCTCTCAGAGACCAATCCAGCTACACACAATAGCCCCCCGACCCCGGGGTCCAGCGCCCCCTGAGGCTGACCCTTCCCCACAGCTGGCGGCAAACGCGGTGTTGTTCCTGTGCGGGAACGTGGCCGGAGCATACCACAAGGCGCTGATGGAGCGCGCGCTGCGCGCCACGTTCCGGGAGGCGCTTAGTTCCCTGCACTCCCGCCGGAGACTCGACACCGAGAAGAAGCACCAG GAACACCTTCTCTTGTCCATCCTTCCTGCCTACCTGGCCCGAGAGATGAAGGCGGAGATCATGGCACGGCTGCAGGCTGGACAGGGGTCCCGGCCAGAGAGCACCAACAACTTCCACAGCCTCTATGTCAAGAGGCACCAGGGAGTGAG CGTGCTGTATGCTGACATCGTGGGCTTCACGCGGCTGGCCAGTGAGTGCTCCCCTAAGGAGTTGGTGCTCATGCTAAACGAGCTCTTTGGCAAGTTCGACCAGATCGCCAAG GAGCATGAATGCATGCGGATCAAGATCCTGGGAGACTGTTACTACTGTGTCTCCGGGCTGCCGCTCTCGCTGCCAGACCACGCCATCAACTGCGTGCGCATGGGGCTGGACATGTGCCGGGCCATCAG GAAACTTCGGGCAGCCACCGGCGTGGATATCAACATGCGTGTGGGTGTGCACTCGGGCAGCGTGCTCTGCGGGGTCATCGGGCTGCAGAAGTGGCAGTATGATGTCTGGTCCCATGATGTCACTCTGGCCAACCACATGGAGGCGAGTGGAGTGCCAGG acGAGTACATATCACAGGGGCCACGCTGGCATTGCTGGCAGGGGCTTATGCTGTGGAGGATGCAGCCATGGAACACGGGGACCCATACCTTCGGGAGCTAGGGGAGCCGACCTACCTTGTCATCGATCCCCGG GCTGAGGAGGAGGACGAGAAGGGCACTGCAGGCAGGTTGCTGTCCTCTCTTGAGGGCCCCAAGATGCGTCCGTCACTGCTGATGACCCGCTACCTGGAGTCCTGGGGTGCGGCCAAGCCTTTCGCCCACCTGAGCCACGTGGAGAGCCCTGTGTCCACCTCCACCCCTCTCCCG GAGAAAGCCCTGTCTTCCTTCAGCCCCCAGTGGAGCCTGGACCG GAGCCGTACCCCCCGGGGACTAGATGATGAACTAGACACCGGGGATGCCAAGTTCTTCCAAGTCATCGAACAGCTCAACTCTCAGAA ACAGTGGAAACAGTCAGAGGACTTCAACCCATTGACACTGTACTTCCgagagaaggagatggagaaagag TATCGGCTCTCTGCACTCCCCGCCTTCAAATACTATGCCGCCTGCACCTTCCTGGTTTTTTTCTCCAACTTCATTATCCAGATGCTGGTGACAAACAG GTCTTCTTACCGGCAGCATCAAACTGCCCTTTCCGGGCTCCCAATGTGTCCTTCACGGCTTCCAACCTCTCCTGGGAGCTCCCTGGGTCCCTGCCTCTCATCAGCGTCCCC GCCAGGGGTGCTGAAGGAGCCTAAACTGATGGGAGCAATCtccttcttcatcttcttcttcACCCTCCTGGTCCTGGCTCGGCAG AATGAGTATTACTGCCGCCTGGACTTCCTGTGGAAGAAGAAGCTGAGGCAAGAGCAGGAGGAGACAGAGACGATGGAAAACCTGACTCGGCTGCTCTTGGAGAATGTGCTCCCCGCGCACGTAGCCCCCCAGTTCATCGGCCAGAATCGGCGCAACGAG GACCTCTACCACCAGTCCTACGAGTGTGTTTGTGTCCTCTTCGCCTCAGTCCCAGACTTCAAGGAGTTTTACTCTGAATCCAGCATCAACCATGAGGGGCTAGAGTGTCTGCGGCTGCTCAATGAGATAATTGCTGATTTTGATGAG CTGCTCTCCAAGCCCAAGTTCAGTGGGGTGGAGAAAATCAAAACTATCTGCAGCACCTACATGGCAGCTACAGGCTTGAACGCCACCTCTGGACAGGACGCACAGCAG GATGCCGAGCAAAGCTGCAGCCACCTTGGCACCATGGTAGAGTTTGCCGTGGCCCTTGGGTCTAAGCTGGACGTCATCAACAAGCACTCATTCAACAACTTCCGCTTGCGTGTGG GGTTAAACCACGGACCTGTAGTGGCCGGAGTGATTGGGGCCCAGAAACCACAATATGACATCTGGGGCAACACGGTGAACGTGGCCAGCCGAATGGAGAGTACAGGCGTCCTGGGCAAGATCCAA GTGACCGAAGAGACAGCCTGCGCCCTGCAGTCCTTAGGCTACACCTGCTACAGCCGGGGCATCATCAAGGTCAAAGGCAAAGGGCAGCTCTGCACCTACTTCCTGAACACAGATTTGACACGAACTGGACCTCCCTCGGCCACCCTAGGCTGA
- the ADCY4 gene encoding adenylate cyclase type 4 isoform X2, whose product MARLFSPRPPPSEDLFYETYYSLSQQYPLLLLLLVIVLVGLLALLAVAWASGRELASDPGFLTTMLCGLGGFSLLLGLASREQRLQRWTRPLSGLVWAALLALGLGFLFTGGVVSAWDQVSFFLFVIFTVYAMLPLGMRDAAAAGLASSLSHLLVLGLYLGLQPDSQPALLPQLAANAVLFLCGNVAGAYHKALMERALRATFREALSSLHSRRRLDTEKKHQEHLLLSILPAYLAREMKAEIMARLQAGQGSRPESTNNFHSLYVKRHQGVSVLYADIVGFTRLASECSPKELVLMLNELFGKFDQIAKEHECMRIKILGDCYYCVSGLPLSLPDHAINCVRMGLDMCRAIRKLRAATGVDINMRVGVHSGSVLCGVIGLQKWQYDVWSHDVTLANHMEASGVPGRVHITGATLALLAGAYAVEDAAMEHGDPYLRELGEPTYLVIDPRAEEEDEKGTAGRLLSSLEGPKMRPSLLMTRYLESWGAAKPFAHLSHVESPVSTSTPLPEKALSSFSPQWSLDRSRTPRGLDDELDTGDAKFFQVIEQLNSQKQWKQSEDFNPLTLYFREKEMEKEYRLSALPAFKYYAACTFLVFFSNFIIQMLVTNRPPALTITYSITFLLFFLLLFVCFSEHLTKCVLKGPKMLHWLPTLSVLVATRPGLRVALGTATILLVFSMAITSLVFLPAASNCPFRAPNVSFTASNLSWELPGSLPLISVPYSVHCCVLGFLSCSLFLHMSFELKLLLLLLWLAACCSLFLHSHAWLSDCLIARLYLGALDSRPGVLKEPKLMGAISFFIFFFTLLVLARQNEYYCRLDFLWKKKLRQEQEETETMENLTRLLLENVLPAHVAPQFIGQNRRNEDLYHQSYECVCVLFASVPDFKEFYSESSINHEGLECLRLLNEIIADFDELLSKPKFSGVEKIKTICSTYMAATGLNATSGQDAQQDAEQSCSHLGTMVEFAVALGSKLDVINKHSFNNFRLRVGLNHGPVVAGVIGAQKPQYDIWGNTVNVASRMESTGVLGKIQVTEETACALQSLGYTCYSRGIIKVKGKGQLCTYFLNTDLTRTGPPSATLG is encoded by the exons ATGGCCCGCCTCTTCAGTCCCCGGCCGCCTCCCAGCGAAGACCTCTTCTACGAGACCTACTACAGCCTGAGCCAGCAGtacccactgctgctgctgctgctggtgatcGTGCTCGTCGGGCTCCTGGCGCTGCTCGCTGTTGCCTGGGCCAGCGGCAGG gagCTGGCCTCAGACCCGGGCTTCCTGACCACTATGCTGTGCGGGCTGGGCGGCTTCTCGCTGCTGCTGGGCCTGGCTTCCCGCGAGCAGCGACTGCAGCGCTGGACGCGTCCCCTGTCGGGCCTCGTGTGGGCAGCGCTGCTCGCGCTAGGCCTCGGCTTCCTCTTCACCGGGGGCGTGGTGAGCGCCTGGGACCAG gtgtcctttttcctttttgtcatcTTCACCGTGTACGCCATGTTGCCCTTGGGCATGCGGGACGCCGCCGCCGCGGGTCTCGCCTCTTCACTCTCACACCTGCTGGTCCTCGGGCTGTATCTTGGGCTTCAGCCGGACTCACAGCCCGCGCTGCTGCCGCAG CTGGCGGCAAACGCGGTGTTGTTCCTGTGCGGGAACGTGGCCGGAGCATACCACAAGGCGCTGATGGAGCGCGCGCTGCGCGCCACGTTCCGGGAGGCGCTTAGTTCCCTGCACTCCCGCCGGAGACTCGACACCGAGAAGAAGCACCAG GAACACCTTCTCTTGTCCATCCTTCCTGCCTACCTGGCCCGAGAGATGAAGGCGGAGATCATGGCACGGCTGCAGGCTGGACAGGGGTCCCGGCCAGAGAGCACCAACAACTTCCACAGCCTCTATGTCAAGAGGCACCAGGGAGTGAG CGTGCTGTATGCTGACATCGTGGGCTTCACGCGGCTGGCCAGTGAGTGCTCCCCTAAGGAGTTGGTGCTCATGCTAAACGAGCTCTTTGGCAAGTTCGACCAGATCGCCAAG GAGCATGAATGCATGCGGATCAAGATCCTGGGAGACTGTTACTACTGTGTCTCCGGGCTGCCGCTCTCGCTGCCAGACCACGCCATCAACTGCGTGCGCATGGGGCTGGACATGTGCCGGGCCATCAG GAAACTTCGGGCAGCCACCGGCGTGGATATCAACATGCGTGTGGGTGTGCACTCGGGCAGCGTGCTCTGCGGGGTCATCGGGCTGCAGAAGTGGCAGTATGATGTCTGGTCCCATGATGTCACTCTGGCCAACCACATGGAGGCGAGTGGAGTGCCAGG acGAGTACATATCACAGGGGCCACGCTGGCATTGCTGGCAGGGGCTTATGCTGTGGAGGATGCAGCCATGGAACACGGGGACCCATACCTTCGGGAGCTAGGGGAGCCGACCTACCTTGTCATCGATCCCCGG GCTGAGGAGGAGGACGAGAAGGGCACTGCAGGCAGGTTGCTGTCCTCTCTTGAGGGCCCCAAGATGCGTCCGTCACTGCTGATGACCCGCTACCTGGAGTCCTGGGGTGCGGCCAAGCCTTTCGCCCACCTGAGCCACGTGGAGAGCCCTGTGTCCACCTCCACCCCTCTCCCG GAGAAAGCCCTGTCTTCCTTCAGCCCCCAGTGGAGCCTGGACCG GAGCCGTACCCCCCGGGGACTAGATGATGAACTAGACACCGGGGATGCCAAGTTCTTCCAAGTCATCGAACAGCTCAACTCTCAGAA ACAGTGGAAACAGTCAGAGGACTTCAACCCATTGACACTGTACTTCCgagagaaggagatggagaaagag TATCGGCTCTCTGCACTCCCCGCCTTCAAATACTATGCCGCCTGCACCTTCCTGGTTTTTTTCTCCAACTTCATTATCCAGATGCTGGTGACAAACAG GCCCCCAGCTCTGACCATCACCTATAGCatcaccttcctcctcttcttcctcctcctcttcgtCTGCTTCTCAGAGCACCTGACG AAGTGTGTCTTGAAAGGCCCCAAGATGCTGCACTGGCTGCCCACACTGTCTGTCCTAGTGGCCACACGGCCCGGACTGCGAGTTGCCCTGGGCACCGCTACCATCCTGCTCGTCTTCTCCATGGCCATTACCAGCCTG GTCTTCTTACCGGCAGCATCAAACTGCCCTTTCCGGGCTCCCAATGTGTCCTTCACGGCTTCCAACCTCTCCTGGGAGCTCCCTGGGTCCCTGCCTCTCATCAGCGTCCCC TACTCCGTGCACTGCTGCGTGCTGGGGTTCCTCTCCTGCTCCCTCTTCCTGCACATGAGCTTCGAGctgaagctgctgctgctgctgctgtggctgGCAGCCTGCTGCTCCCTCTTCCTGCACTCCCACGCCTGGCTGTCTGACTGTCTCATCGCCCGCCTCTATCTGGGTGCCTTGGACTCCAG GCCAGGGGTGCTGAAGGAGCCTAAACTGATGGGAGCAATCtccttcttcatcttcttcttcACCCTCCTGGTCCTGGCTCGGCAG AATGAGTATTACTGCCGCCTGGACTTCCTGTGGAAGAAGAAGCTGAGGCAAGAGCAGGAGGAGACAGAGACGATGGAAAACCTGACTCGGCTGCTCTTGGAGAATGTGCTCCCCGCGCACGTAGCCCCCCAGTTCATCGGCCAGAATCGGCGCAACGAG GACCTCTACCACCAGTCCTACGAGTGTGTTTGTGTCCTCTTCGCCTCAGTCCCAGACTTCAAGGAGTTTTACTCTGAATCCAGCATCAACCATGAGGGGCTAGAGTGTCTGCGGCTGCTCAATGAGATAATTGCTGATTTTGATGAG CTGCTCTCCAAGCCCAAGTTCAGTGGGGTGGAGAAAATCAAAACTATCTGCAGCACCTACATGGCAGCTACAGGCTTGAACGCCACCTCTGGACAGGACGCACAGCAG GATGCCGAGCAAAGCTGCAGCCACCTTGGCACCATGGTAGAGTTTGCCGTGGCCCTTGGGTCTAAGCTGGACGTCATCAACAAGCACTCATTCAACAACTTCCGCTTGCGTGTGG GGTTAAACCACGGACCTGTAGTGGCCGGAGTGATTGGGGCCCAGAAACCACAATATGACATCTGGGGCAACACGGTGAACGTGGCCAGCCGAATGGAGAGTACAGGCGTCCTGGGCAAGATCCAA GTGACCGAAGAGACAGCCTGCGCCCTGCAGTCCTTAGGCTACACCTGCTACAGCCGGGGCATCATCAAGGTCAAAGGCAAAGGGCAGCTCTGCACCTACTTCCTGAACACAGATTTGACACGAACTGGACCTCCCTCGGCCACCCTAGGCTGA